The Streptomyces tendae genome has a window encoding:
- a CDS encoding DUF692 domain-containing protein produces the protein MTVRLGTGIGWRPEIADAVEAMPGIDWVEAVAENVCPGHLPESLLRLRERGVTVVPHGVSLGLGGGDRPDEQRLTALAERATALGSPLVTEHIAFVRAGGPLTASPGSEAGHLLPVPRTRDALDVLCENVRIAQDALPVPLAVENIAALFSWPGEEMTEGQFLYELADRTGVRLLIDVANLHTNHVNRGEDPAEALAELPLEAIAYVHVAGGLERDGVWHDSHAHPVPRPVLDILTDLASRVSPPGVLLERDENFPAPTELKGELDAIGRAVEAGARKRRETPAPAYAPTRNVVAVEGGTAPARERLALAQTAVLSALTAGTPVPEGFDRARMRVQARALAAKRADVVAKVAPELPVILGDGYRAAFLAYAQTRPMTGGYRRDAMDFAEELLLTGRPEDTRARRELRAWWLDRSGPRPRPARPVIRLARATRRALLRR, from the coding sequence ATGACGGTGCGACTGGGTACGGGGATCGGCTGGCGGCCGGAGATCGCGGACGCGGTCGAGGCGATGCCGGGGATCGACTGGGTCGAGGCGGTGGCCGAGAACGTCTGCCCCGGGCACCTGCCCGAGTCGCTGCTGCGGTTGCGCGAGCGCGGGGTGACCGTCGTCCCGCACGGTGTCTCGCTGGGCCTCGGCGGCGGGGACCGGCCGGACGAGCAGCGGCTGACCGCCCTCGCCGAGCGGGCCACGGCGCTCGGATCGCCCCTGGTCACCGAGCACATCGCGTTCGTGCGGGCGGGCGGGCCGCTGACCGCATCCCCCGGAAGCGAGGCCGGGCACCTGCTGCCGGTGCCGCGCACCCGTGACGCTTTGGACGTGCTCTGCGAGAACGTCCGCATCGCGCAGGACGCGTTGCCGGTGCCCCTCGCCGTGGAGAACATCGCCGCGCTGTTCTCCTGGCCCGGCGAGGAGATGACGGAGGGCCAGTTCCTGTACGAGCTGGCCGACCGCACCGGCGTACGGCTGCTCATCGATGTCGCCAACCTGCACACCAACCACGTCAACCGCGGCGAGGACCCGGCCGAGGCGCTCGCCGAACTGCCCCTGGAGGCCATCGCGTACGTCCATGTCGCGGGCGGCCTCGAGCGGGACGGCGTGTGGCACGACAGCCACGCCCACCCGGTGCCGCGGCCGGTGCTCGACATCCTCACCGACCTCGCGTCCCGCGTCTCGCCGCCGGGTGTGCTGCTGGAGCGGGACGAGAACTTCCCGGCCCCGACGGAGCTGAAGGGCGAACTGGACGCGATCGGGCGCGCGGTGGAGGCGGGGGCGCGGAAGCGGCGGGAGACCCCGGCCCCGGCGTACGCACCGACGCGGAACGTTGTTGCCGTCGAGGGCGGGACCGCGCCGGCCCGGGAGCGGCTGGCGCTCGCGCAGACCGCGGTGCTGTCCGCGCTGACCGCGGGGACGCCGGTGCCCGAGGGGTTCGACCGGGCGCGGATGAGGGTGCAGGCGCGGGCGCTGGCCGCCAAGCGGGCCGATGTCGTCGCCAAGGTGGCGCCCGAGCTGCCGGTGATCCTCGGCGACGGCTACCGGGCGGCCTTCCTCGCGTACGCGCAGACGCGGCCGATGACCGGCGGGTACCGGCGCGACGCGATGGACTTCGCCGAGGAACTACTGCTGACCGGGCGGCCCGAGGACACGCGGGCGCGGCGCGAGCTGCGCGCCTGGTGGCTCGACCGCTCAGGCCCGAGGCCCCGCCCGGCCCGCCCGGTCATCCGCCTGGCCCGCGCGACCCGCCGCGCCCTGCTGCGACGCTGA
- a CDS encoding DUF4349 domain-containing protein, whose product MRTRRSVRTGPALAGALLAAALAVTGCSAATDGGASSDSKADKGVMADEAAGDAAAESAKEGAPGGTANRAAASAPRVAAEHVIRTASLTVRVKDVPKALDEARAAATDAGGHVGDETTRRDAVGHEHTRVVLRVPADAYEEVLTGLEGTGTLVERSAKAQDVTGQVVDVESRISTQRASVARIRELMDQATRLSDVVTLEGELSSRQADLESLLAQQAALKDRTSLATITLTLTETLVKEEAKDDDPGFLDALAGGWDVFLTLLRWLALALGAVLPFAAVAALVVLVWRTLVRPRLPRRPDPVPASGGPGSLPVAPPVPGRAPGGGEGEA is encoded by the coding sequence ATGCGCACACGACGATCCGTACGAACCGGCCCCGCCCTGGCCGGAGCCCTGCTGGCGGCGGCCCTCGCGGTCACCGGGTGCAGCGCCGCCACCGACGGCGGGGCCTCGTCCGACAGCAAGGCCGACAAGGGTGTGATGGCGGACGAGGCGGCCGGGGACGCGGCGGCGGAGTCCGCCAAGGAGGGCGCGCCGGGCGGCACGGCGAACCGGGCCGCGGCGTCCGCCCCGCGGGTGGCGGCGGAGCACGTCATCCGCACCGCCTCCCTGACGGTGCGGGTCAAGGACGTCCCGAAGGCGCTGGACGAAGCCCGCGCGGCGGCCACGGACGCCGGCGGTCACGTGGGCGACGAGACCACCCGCCGGGACGCGGTGGGCCACGAGCACACCCGTGTGGTGCTGCGCGTCCCGGCCGACGCGTACGAGGAGGTGCTGACCGGTCTGGAGGGCACGGGCACCCTCGTCGAGCGCAGCGCGAAGGCGCAGGACGTCACCGGCCAGGTGGTCGACGTGGAGAGCCGGATCAGCACGCAGCGGGCCAGCGTGGCGCGTATCCGCGAGCTGATGGACCAGGCCACCCGGCTCAGCGACGTGGTGACCCTGGAGGGCGAACTGAGCAGCCGTCAGGCGGACCTGGAGTCGCTGCTCGCCCAGCAGGCGGCGCTGAAGGACCGTACGAGCCTCGCCACCATCACCCTGACGCTGACCGAGACCCTGGTGAAGGAGGAGGCGAAGGACGACGACCCGGGTTTCCTGGACGCGCTCGCGGGCGGCTGGGACGTCTTCCTGACGCTGCTGCGCTGGCTGGCCCTGGCGCTCGGCGCGGTCCTGCCGTTCGCGGCGGTGGCGGCGCTGGTCGTCCTGGTGTGGCGCACGCTGGTACGCCCCCGGCTGCCGCGCCGGCCGGATCCGGTGCCCGCGTCGGGTGGTCCGGGGTCGCTGCCCGTGGCTCCGCCGGTGCCGGGACGCGCCCCCGGGGGCGGGGAGGGCGAGGCCTGA
- a CDS encoding glycoside hydrolase family 43 protein has product MSEHLYDNPVISGFHPDPSVCRVGDDYYLVCSSFEYVPGLPLFHSRDLVHWEQIGNVLDRPGQLPLPLPGAKASGGLYAPTIRHHDGRFWVVNTNVDGGGNFVVWAERPEGPWSDPVWLALDGIDPDLAWEEDGTCWCAFSGPAGGINIARIDPAGGKVLEGPVPTWSGSGLKYPEAPHLYRVGGWWYLLIAEGGTERGHAVSVARARSPRGPWEAAPGNPLLSHAGTARPVQNTGHADLVEAPDGSWWMVLLGVRPRGFTPDVHVLGRETFLTPVEWDADGWPVVAPVPERHPAPGGAWHPVPVPPARDDFTGTALAPYWVSPFARPESCWSLTDRPGWLVLDATGPTLDSPGYTFVGRRQQHHDCRVTALLDPGTGRGGLCVRLDEAHHYELEAGDGEVRVVARIGPLRQTVARRPVPAGPLSLTVTVRTSDLVPASPHLTDGGTTGPDTLAFWLGDPGAPDARPLAELDGRYLSTEVACGFTGRVIGMYATEGSVAFDWFEYVPSSAV; this is encoded by the coding sequence ATGTCCGAGCACCTGTACGACAACCCGGTGATCAGCGGGTTCCACCCCGACCCGAGCGTGTGCCGGGTCGGCGACGACTACTACCTGGTGTGCTCCAGCTTCGAGTACGTCCCCGGGCTGCCGCTCTTCCACAGCAGGGACCTCGTGCACTGGGAGCAGATCGGCAACGTGCTCGACCGGCCCGGGCAACTGCCGCTTCCCCTGCCCGGCGCCAAGGCGTCCGGAGGTCTGTACGCGCCGACGATCCGTCACCACGACGGCCGCTTCTGGGTCGTCAACACCAACGTCGACGGCGGCGGCAACTTCGTCGTCTGGGCCGAGCGGCCCGAGGGGCCGTGGAGCGACCCGGTGTGGCTCGCCCTGGACGGGATCGACCCGGACCTGGCCTGGGAGGAGGACGGCACCTGCTGGTGCGCCTTCTCCGGCCCCGCGGGCGGCATCAACATCGCCAGGATCGACCCGGCCGGGGGCAAGGTGCTGGAGGGGCCCGTCCCCACCTGGTCCGGCAGCGGGCTCAAGTACCCCGAGGCGCCGCACCTGTACCGCGTCGGCGGCTGGTGGTACCTGCTGATCGCCGAGGGCGGCACCGAGCGCGGCCACGCCGTGTCCGTGGCCCGCGCCCGCTCCCCGCGCGGCCCGTGGGAGGCCGCGCCCGGCAACCCGCTGCTGTCCCACGCCGGCACCGCGCGCCCCGTCCAGAACACCGGCCATGCCGATCTGGTGGAGGCTCCCGACGGCAGCTGGTGGATGGTGCTGCTCGGCGTCCGCCCCCGCGGCTTCACGCCCGACGTGCACGTGCTCGGCCGCGAGACGTTCCTGACCCCGGTGGAGTGGGACGCGGACGGCTGGCCCGTCGTCGCGCCCGTCCCCGAGCGCCACCCGGCGCCGGGCGGTGCCTGGCATCCCGTTCCGGTCCCGCCCGCCCGTGACGACTTCACCGGCACCGCTCTCGCGCCGTACTGGGTCTCGCCGTTCGCCCGCCCGGAGAGCTGCTGGTCGCTCACGGACCGCCCCGGGTGGCTGGTCCTCGACGCCACCGGACCCACCCTCGACAGCCCCGGGTACACCTTCGTCGGCCGCCGCCAGCAGCACCACGACTGCCGGGTCACCGCCCTGCTGGACCCGGGCACGGGACGCGGCGGTCTCTGCGTACGGCTGGACGAGGCCCACCACTACGAGCTGGAGGCCGGGGACGGGGAGGTCCGGGTCGTCGCCCGGATCGGGCCGCTGCGCCAGACCGTGGCCCGCCGGCCGGTCCCCGCGGGGCCGCTGTCCCTCACCGTGACGGTCCGGACGTCGGACCTCGTGCCCGCGTCGCCCCACCTCACCGACGGCGGGACCACGGGCCCCGACACCCTCGCCTTCTGGCTGGGCGACCCCGGCGCCCCGGACGCCCGGCCGCTCGCCGAACTGGACGGGCGCTACCTGTCCACCGAGGTCGCCTGCGGCTTCACCGGCCGTGTCATCGGCATGTACGCCACCGAGGGCTCGGTCGCCTTCGACTGGTTCGAGTACGTCCCGTCGTCCGCCGTGTGA
- a CDS encoding TIGR04222 domain-containing membrane protein, producing the protein MFWVPLLLLAWAIAGISCLRLCLAAVRDAAAGDGAGEGRGLTLYEAAFLSGGPARVADVTLVAMARQRRLLLAHTGWATVVDPRGRDDMERTVIGAIGPDGQSPIAPVRKAAAATEAVRALADRLVRAGLAVPEGAGRSVGEAVRRLRLAAPAVAGLGAVALLMPVPSGMPRHLVALWFALPLVFTLGCLAIARFEAHPASRWASPAGQRLLDSACRAAAGDTDDDRAYLTSVAVRGVHAVGEPQVRAAFAHREPRPGW; encoded by the coding sequence ATGTTCTGGGTTCCTCTCCTGCTCCTGGCCTGGGCGATCGCCGGGATCTCCTGTCTGCGGCTGTGTCTCGCCGCGGTGCGTGACGCGGCGGCCGGTGACGGCGCGGGAGAGGGGCGCGGCCTGACGTTGTACGAGGCGGCGTTCCTGTCCGGCGGCCCCGCCCGGGTGGCCGACGTCACGCTCGTCGCGATGGCCCGTCAGCGGCGGCTGCTGCTGGCCCACACCGGCTGGGCCACCGTCGTCGATCCGCGCGGGCGGGACGACATGGAGCGGACGGTGATCGGGGCGATCGGGCCGGACGGGCAGTCGCCCATAGCGCCGGTGCGGAAGGCCGCGGCGGCCACGGAGGCAGTGCGCGCGCTGGCGGACCGGCTGGTCCGCGCCGGACTCGCGGTGCCCGAGGGTGCCGGTCGGAGCGTCGGGGAGGCGGTCCGCCGGCTGCGGCTCGCGGCGCCGGCCGTGGCCGGGCTCGGGGCCGTCGCGCTGCTCATGCCGGTCCCGTCGGGGATGCCGCGCCATCTGGTCGCCCTGTGGTTCGCGCTGCCCCTGGTGTTCACGCTGGGCTGCCTGGCCATAGCGCGGTTCGAGGCGCACCCCGCCTCTCGCTGGGCCTCCCCCGCCGGACAGCGGCTGCTGGACTCCGCGTGCCGGGCGGCGGCCGGTGACACCGACGACGACCGCGCCTACCTCACCTCCGTCGCGGTGCGCGGGGTGCACGCGGTGGGCGAACCGCAGGTGCGCGCGGCCTTCGCCCACCGGGAGCCCCGCCCGGGGTGGTGA
- a CDS encoding FAD-dependent oxidoreductase: MDTSAAHGARERLVVIGGDAAGMSAASQARRMKGPDELEIVAFERGHFTSYSACGIPYWVGGDVEDRDRLIARTPEEHRARDIDVRLRTEVTEIDLDRGRVRSRDLESGTEAWTSYDKLVIATGARPVRPELPGIDAPGVHGVQTLDDGQALLDTLARTGGRRAVVVGAGYIGVEMAEAMINRGYEVTVVNRGREPMATLDPDMGRLVHEAMAGMGITMVNEAEVTGLPTGDDGRVRAVATADAEYPADVVVLGIGVRPETALARAAGLPLGDHGGLLTDRSLRVRGQENVWAGGDCVEVLDLVSGQQRHIPLGTHANKHGQIIGANVGGGYATFPGVVGTAVSKVCDLEIARTGLREKDAHRVGLRFETVTIESTSRAGYYPDASPMTVKMLAELRTGRLLGVQIVGREGAGKRVDIAAVALTAGMTVDQVAALDLGYAPPFSPVWDPVQVAARKAATRLRGAR; this comes from the coding sequence ATGGACACGAGCGCTGCGCACGGAGCGAGGGAACGCCTGGTCGTGATCGGCGGTGACGCCGCGGGCATGTCCGCGGCGTCGCAGGCCCGGCGGATGAAGGGCCCGGACGAGCTGGAGATCGTGGCGTTCGAACGCGGCCACTTCACCTCCTACTCCGCCTGCGGCATCCCCTACTGGGTGGGCGGCGACGTCGAGGACCGGGACCGGCTGATCGCGCGCACCCCCGAGGAGCACCGCGCGCGGGACATCGACGTGCGGCTGCGTACCGAGGTCACCGAGATCGACCTGGACCGGGGGCGGGTCCGCTCACGGGACCTGGAGTCCGGGACGGAGGCGTGGACGTCGTACGACAAGCTGGTGATCGCCACCGGCGCGCGGCCGGTCCGTCCGGAGCTGCCCGGCATCGACGCGCCGGGGGTGCACGGGGTGCAGACCCTGGACGACGGGCAGGCGCTGCTCGACACGCTGGCCCGGACCGGCGGGCGCCGCGCGGTGGTCGTGGGGGCGGGGTACATCGGCGTGGAGATGGCCGAGGCGATGATCAACCGCGGCTACGAGGTGACGGTCGTCAACCGGGGCCGGGAACCCATGGCGACGCTCGACCCCGACATGGGCCGGCTGGTGCACGAGGCCATGGCCGGCATGGGCATCACCATGGTGAACGAGGCCGAGGTGACCGGGCTGCCGACCGGTGACGACGGCCGGGTGCGGGCGGTCGCCACCGCGGACGCCGAGTATCCGGCCGACGTGGTCGTCCTGGGCATCGGCGTACGGCCGGAGACGGCTCTGGCGCGGGCGGCCGGACTGCCTCTCGGGGACCACGGCGGGCTGCTCACCGACCGTTCCCTGCGGGTGCGCGGGCAGGAGAACGTGTGGGCGGGCGGTGACTGCGTGGAGGTGCTGGACCTGGTCTCCGGGCAGCAGCGGCACATCCCGCTCGGCACCCACGCCAACAAGCACGGCCAGATCATCGGCGCGAACGTGGGCGGCGGGTACGCCACCTTCCCGGGCGTGGTCGGCACGGCGGTCAGCAAGGTGTGCGACCTGGAGATCGCGCGCACCGGGCTGCGGGAGAAGGACGCCCACCGTGTGGGCCTGCGCTTCGAGACGGTGACCATCGAGTCGACCAGCCGGGCGGGCTACTACCCGGACGCCTCGCCCATGACGGTGAAGATGCTGGCCGAACTGCGCACCGGCCGGCTGCTGGGCGTGCAGATCGTCGGCCGTGAGGGCGCGGGCAAGCGGGTGGACATCGCGGCGGTGGCCCTGACGGCCGGCATGACGGTGGACCAGGTGGCGGCGCTGGACCTCGGGTACGCCCCGCCGTTCTCCCCGGTGTGGGACCCCGTCCAGGTGGCGGCCCGCAAGGCGGCGACGCGCCTCAGGGGCGCCCGGTGA
- a CDS encoding rhomboid family intramembrane serine protease, whose product MVIPVHDVNPARRTPWVTYALIVANVVVFVALTPGVVGSLTGGGGSLAELCHLQAFLDRWAVVPRELIHHHLPNLVPTGATGVGPRGPGCVIGPPGYDKSPELSVLTAMFLHGGWLHLLGNMLFLWIFGNNIEDRMGHVRFLLFYLVCGYAAAYGFALLNAGSGEPLIGASGAIAGVLGAYLVLYPRARVWVLVPFLIFLPLRLPAWIVLGLWFVLQAVYSGGQGVTDAGTVAYAAHVVGFVVGMLLAWPLKAGTPPPPEPRGILFGRRARTGW is encoded by the coding sequence GTGGTCATCCCCGTTCATGACGTGAACCCCGCGCGCCGCACCCCCTGGGTGACGTACGCGCTCATCGTCGCCAACGTCGTCGTCTTCGTGGCCCTCACGCCCGGTGTCGTGGGCTCCCTGACCGGGGGCGGCGGCAGCCTGGCGGAGCTGTGCCACCTTCAGGCGTTCCTGGACCGGTGGGCCGTGGTGCCGAGGGAGCTGATCCACCACCACCTGCCGAACCTGGTGCCGACCGGCGCCACCGGCGTGGGTCCGCGGGGACCGGGGTGCGTGATCGGGCCGCCCGGCTACGACAAGTCGCCGGAGCTGAGCGTGCTGACGGCGATGTTCCTGCACGGCGGCTGGCTGCACCTGCTGGGCAACATGCTCTTCCTGTGGATCTTCGGCAACAACATCGAGGACCGCATGGGGCACGTCCGTTTCCTGCTGTTCTACCTGGTGTGCGGCTACGCGGCCGCCTACGGTTTCGCGCTGCTGAACGCGGGTTCGGGCGAGCCGCTGATCGGGGCCTCGGGGGCGATCGCTGGTGTGCTGGGCGCCTATCTCGTGCTGTATCCGAGGGCACGGGTGTGGGTGCTGGTGCCGTTCCTCATCTTCCTGCCGCTGCGGCTGCCCGCGTGGATCGTGCTGGGCCTGTGGTTCGTGCTCCAGGCGGTGTACTCGGGCGGGCAGGGCGTCACCGACGCGGGCACGGTGGCGTACGCGGCGCACGTCGTCGGCTTCGTCGTCGGCATGCTGCTGGCCTGGCCCCTCAAAGCGGGCACTCCGCCGCCGCCCGAACCACGCGGCATCCTCTTCGGCCGAAGGGCGCGGACGGGCTGGTAG
- the hemQ gene encoding hydrogen peroxide-dependent heme synthase — translation MSDDATTPAPDRIPNKGKLAKDLNEVIRYTLWSVFKLKDVLPEDRAGYADEVQELFDQLAAKDVTVRGTYDLSGLRADADLMIWWHAETADQLQEAYNLFRRTRLGRALEPVWSNMALHRPAEFNRSHIPAFLADETPRDYVSVYPFVRSYDWYLLPDEDRRRMLADHGKMARGYPDVRANTVASFSLGDYEWILAFEADELHRIVDLMRHLRGSEARMHVREEVPFYTGRRKDVADLVAGLA, via the coding sequence ATGAGTGACGACGCCACCACCCCCGCGCCCGACCGGATCCCCAACAAGGGCAAGCTGGCCAAGGACCTCAACGAGGTCATCCGCTACACCCTCTGGTCCGTCTTCAAGCTGAAGGACGTCCTCCCGGAGGACCGCGCCGGTTACGCCGACGAGGTCCAGGAGCTGTTCGACCAGCTCGCCGCCAAGGACGTCACCGTCCGCGGCACCTACGACCTGTCGGGCCTGCGCGCGGACGCCGACCTCATGATCTGGTGGCACGCCGAGACCGCCGACCAGCTCCAGGAGGCCTACAACCTCTTCCGCCGCACCCGTCTGGGCCGCGCGCTCGAGCCGGTCTGGTCGAACATGGCGCTGCACCGCCCCGCCGAGTTCAACCGCTCGCACATCCCGGCGTTCCTCGCCGACGAGACCCCCCGCGACTACGTGAGCGTCTACCCGTTCGTGCGCTCCTACGACTGGTACCTGCTGCCGGACGAGGACCGCCGCCGGATGCTCGCGGACCACGGCAAGATGGCCCGCGGCTACCCGGACGTGCGCGCCAACACCGTCGCCTCGTTCTCTCTCGGCGACTACGAGTGGATCCTCGCCTTCGAGGCCGACGAACTGCACCGCATCGTCGACCTGATGCGCCACCTGCGCGGCTCCGAGGCCCGCATGCACGTCCGCGAGGAGGTCCCGTTCTACACGGGCCGCCGCAAGGACGTCGCGGACCTGGTCGCGGGCCTGGCCTGA
- the hemG gene encoding protoporphyrinogen oxidase — protein sequence MSGTHRDGGRHAVVVGAGIAGLAAAHRLLEHGARVTVLEASERVGGKLLPGEIAGARVDLGAESLLARRPEAVGLARAVGLSDRLRPPATATAALWTRGALRPMPKGHVMGVPGTAAALAGVLSDEGVARIGRDTALPPTEIGDDVAIGAYVAERLGREVVDRLVEPLLGGVYAGDAYRISMRSAVPALFDAARVHPSLTEAVRAVQAKTAAAQQAGPVFMGVAGGVGSLPLAVADSLRSRGARILTATPVTELRREPEDGWRLVAGDEVLHADAVVVAVPAPAAAALLRTEAPGAAAELSAVEYASMALITLAYRRAEARLPEGSGFLVPPVEGRTIKASTFASHKWGWVAEENPDLAVVRTSVGRHGETEILHRDDDDLVELSRHDLKAATGLDAAPVATRVTRWDDGLPQYPVGHHARVARVRAHLAGLSGLAVCGAAYDGVGVPACIASAYAAADQISGDLRAVQELTAHPVQSLHGGAGE from the coding sequence ATGAGCGGAACACACAGGGACGGCGGGCGGCACGCCGTCGTCGTCGGAGCGGGCATCGCCGGGCTGGCCGCCGCGCACCGGCTGCTGGAGCACGGGGCGCGGGTCACCGTGCTGGAGGCCTCGGAGCGGGTCGGCGGCAAGCTGTTGCCCGGCGAGATCGCGGGCGCCCGCGTCGACCTCGGGGCGGAGTCGCTGCTGGCCCGGCGCCCTGAGGCGGTCGGCCTCGCCCGCGCCGTGGGGCTGTCCGACCGGCTGCGGCCGCCCGCCACCGCCACGGCCGCGCTGTGGACCCGCGGCGCTCTGCGCCCCATGCCGAAGGGGCACGTCATGGGCGTCCCCGGCACCGCCGCCGCCCTCGCCGGCGTGCTGTCCGACGAGGGCGTCGCCCGCATCGGGCGCGACACCGCCCTCCCCCCGACCGAGATCGGCGACGACGTGGCGATCGGCGCGTACGTCGCCGAGCGTCTCGGCCGGGAGGTCGTCGACCGTCTCGTCGAGCCCCTGCTCGGCGGCGTGTACGCGGGTGACGCCTACCGCATCTCCATGCGTTCGGCCGTCCCGGCGCTCTTCGACGCGGCCCGCGTCCACCCCTCCCTGACCGAAGCGGTCCGCGCCGTCCAGGCGAAGACCGCCGCCGCCCAGCAGGCCGGCCCCGTCTTCATGGGCGTCGCGGGCGGCGTGGGGTCCCTCCCGCTCGCGGTCGCCGACTCCCTGCGCTCCCGGGGCGCCCGCATCCTCACCGCCACCCCGGTCACCGAACTGCGCCGCGAACCCGAGGACGGCTGGCGGCTCGTGGCCGGCGACGAGGTGCTGCACGCCGACGCGGTCGTGGTCGCCGTGCCCGCCCCGGCCGCCGCCGCACTGCTGCGCACCGAGGCGCCCGGCGCCGCCGCCGAGCTGTCCGCCGTCGAGTACGCCTCGATGGCGCTGATCACCCTGGCCTACCGCCGCGCCGAGGCCCGGCTGCCCGAGGGCAGCGGGTTCCTGGTGCCGCCCGTGGAGGGACGCACCATCAAGGCCTCCACCTTCGCCTCCCACAAGTGGGGCTGGGTCGCCGAGGAGAACCCGGACCTGGCCGTCGTCCGCACCTCCGTGGGCCGCCACGGCGAGACGGAGATCCTGCACCGCGACGACGACGACCTGGTCGAGCTCTCCCGGCACGACCTGAAGGCCGCCACCGGCCTGGACGCCGCCCCGGTCGCCACCCGCGTCACCCGCTGGGACGACGGCCTGCCCCAGTACCCGGTCGGCCACCACGCGCGCGTGGCCCGCGTCCGCGCACACCTCGCGGGCCTGTCCGGGCTGGCCGTGTGCGGCGCCGCGTACGACGGCGTCGGCGTCCCGGCGTGCATCGCGAGCGCGTATGCCGCCGCCGACCAGATCAGCGGTGACCTGCGCGCGGTGCAGGAGCTCACCGCCCACCCGGTGCAAAGCCTTCACGGAGGAGCAGGAGAATGA
- a CDS encoding alpha/beta hydrolase: MRTAAVLLAAGAAGSLLLTPLAAAPAGARTVTGEARGTAVAAARAAGAGIDFGPCAEEQDLPPTVECGTLRVPLDYARPDGEQIRLTVSRSRATGTDPGTGRTVPRQGSLVHNPGGPGASGMYFPMLGHVPGWKRLAAAYDLVGYAPRGVGRSAPLSCTDPKTFHQGPAPAPAHPPAEVKRDRAARAAAYARGCAERAGDTLRHFTSLANARDLDVLRAALGETRLTFLGSSYGTYIGALYATLFPTHVRRMVFDSAVNPAPERIWYRNNLAQSAAFEDRWADFRAWAAEHHDVYGLGGTAQEVQDSYDRVRARLATRPAGGKVGPAQLHTAMLRAGYYDDYWPQRAHALSAYLKGDPGPLVEQAEEHPEAAAEAENTRAVYLAVECNDAPWPTDFAVWDRDNTRLARRAPFETWDNVWTNLPCAYWPAPRQRPLDVRAGQGALPPTLILAAERDAATPYDGALELHRRLAGSTLVTERDAGSHGLAGGANACVNEHLTAYLLDGRVPGRRASCAPHPAPTPAAPAPTAPVTPAPAA; the protein is encoded by the coding sequence ATGAGAACCGCCGCCGTCCTCCTGGCCGCCGGGGCCGCAGGGTCCTTGCTCCTCACACCCCTGGCCGCGGCGCCGGCCGGTGCCCGGACAGTCACCGGTGAGGCGCGCGGCACCGCCGTCGCCGCCGCGCGCGCCGCCGGGGCGGGCATCGACTTCGGCCCGTGCGCCGAGGAGCAGGACCTGCCGCCCACCGTGGAGTGCGGCACCTTGCGCGTCCCGCTCGACTACGCCCGCCCGGACGGCGAGCAGATCCGGCTCACCGTCAGCCGGTCCCGGGCCACCGGGACGGACCCCGGGACCGGGCGCACGGTGCCCCGGCAGGGCTCCCTGGTGCACAACCCGGGCGGGCCCGGCGCCAGCGGCATGTACTTCCCGATGCTCGGCCACGTCCCCGGGTGGAAGCGTCTCGCGGCGGCCTACGACCTGGTCGGCTACGCCCCGCGCGGGGTGGGCCGGTCCGCGCCGCTGTCGTGCACCGACCCGAAGACCTTCCACCAGGGCCCCGCGCCCGCTCCCGCCCATCCCCCGGCGGAGGTCAAACGCGACCGCGCGGCCCGCGCCGCGGCCTACGCGCGCGGCTGCGCCGAGCGGGCCGGCGACACCCTGCGCCACTTCACCTCGCTCGCCAACGCCCGGGACCTGGACGTGCTGCGCGCCGCGCTGGGCGAGACCCGGCTGACGTTCCTCGGGTCGTCGTACGGCACGTACATCGGGGCGCTGTACGCGACGCTGTTCCCCACGCACGTCCGGCGGATGGTGTTCGACTCGGCGGTGAACCCGGCCCCGGAGCGGATCTGGTACCGCAACAACCTGGCCCAGTCGGCGGCGTTCGAGGACCGCTGGGCCGACTTCCGGGCCTGGGCCGCCGAACACCACGACGTGTACGGGCTGGGCGGCACCGCGCAGGAGGTGCAGGACAGCTACGACCGGGTGCGGGCCCGGCTGGCGACGCGGCCGGCGGGCGGCAAGGTCGGCCCGGCGCAGCTGCACACGGCCATGCTCAGGGCCGGCTACTACGACGACTACTGGCCGCAGCGCGCGCACGCCCTGTCGGCGTACCTGAAGGGCGACCCCGGGCCGCTGGTCGAGCAGGCCGAGGAGCATCCGGAGGCGGCGGCGGAGGCCGAGAACACGCGCGCGGTCTACCTCGCCGTGGAGTGCAACGACGCACCCTGGCCGACGGACTTCGCGGTGTGGGACCGGGACAACACCCGGCTGGCGCGCCGGGCGCCATTCGAGACCTGGGACAACGTGTGGACCAATCTGCCCTGCGCCTACTGGCCCGCGCCCCGGCAGCGGCCGCTGGACGTGCGCGCCGGACAGGGCGCGCTGCCGCCGACGCTGATCCTTGCGGCCGAGCGGGACGCGGCCACCCCGTACGACGGCGCCCTGGAACTGCACCGCAGGCTGGCCGGGTCCACGCTGGTGACGGAACGGGACGCCGGCAGCCACGGCCTCGCGGGCGGGGCCAACGCCTGCGTCAACGAGCACCTGACGGCGTATCTGCTGGACGGCCGGGTGCCGGGCCGGCGCGCCTCCTGCGCACCGCACCCTGCACCCACTCCGGCAGCACCCGCTCCGACGGCACCCGTGACGCCCGCCCCCGCGGCCTGA